The Benincasa hispida cultivar B227 chromosome 11, ASM972705v1, whole genome shotgun sequence genome has a segment encoding these proteins:
- the LOC120091794 gene encoding protein NRT1/ PTR FAMILY 5.8-like yields MAAGGGERESSRSRPYLSRSCILLIVVSGMERFVFKGVASNLVTYLTDVMKMSNSSAAKTVSSWCGFTSMLPLLVAPLADSYWDRYSTILASAFLYVLGLVALTSTALARSWSPTNMASLFLFSSLYLISLGQGGYNPSLQAFGADQLDHHDAELLTSNAKTPTSPHPKKKSLFFQWWYFGVCSGSLLGVTVMSYIQDNFGWVIGFAIPMCAMVSSVALFACGTRIYRYKTGVEEDQVEERRFVKIMEIFKATASRLMCCTSVAALSNGDSDDDVELELQESKPLCHESSGAIKAMVDKNNMIPRERVCVPDKVKLVLRLLPIWTMLLMFAVIFQQPATFFTKQGMTMERNIGADFKIPPATLQSAITISIILLMPLYDKVLIPITRLFTGAEKGITVMQRMGVGMFLSTIAMILAALVEAKRLMMTKTASSSPFVPLSIFWLLPQYIILGISDIFTVVGMQEFFYSEVPVSMRTTAFALYNSVFGVGSFCSAIMISVVELLTSMEGKPNWFSDDMREARLDKYYWLLAFCSGLSFVLYVIWCKCCRTSRINEEETQY; encoded by the exons ATGGCTGCAGGAGGAGGAGAAAGAGAGTCGTCGAGATCCAGACCATATTTGAGCCGATCCTGTATTCTTCTTATAG TGGTATCGGGGATGGAAAGGTTTGTATTCAAAGGGGTGGCGTCGAACTTGGTGACGTATTTAACAGACGTGATGAAGATGAGCAACTCATCGGCGGCGAAAACCGTGAGCAGTTGGTGCGGTTTCACTTCCATGCTGCCGTTGCTGGTGGCGCCGCTAGCTGATTCTTATTGGGATCGTTATTCCACCATTTTAGCTTCTGCTTTTCTTTACGTTCTG GGTCTAGTTGCTTTAACATCAACAGCATTAGCAAGATCATGGTCGCCAACAAACATGGCCTCCTTGTTTCTGTTCTCGTCCCTCTACCTCATCTCCCTCGGTCAGGGTGGATACAACCCTTCTCTCCAAGCCTTCGGCGCCGATCAGCTCGACCACCACGACGCCGAACTCCTCACCAGCAATGCAAAAACACCGACATCGCCTCATCCGAAGAAAAAGAGCTTGTTCTTCCAATGGTGGTACTTTGGAGTATGCAGTGGCAGCCTTCTTGGTGTGACAGTGATGTCCTACATTCAAGACAACTTTGGTTGGGTGATTGGGTTTGCCATTCCCATGTGTGCCATGGTTTCTTCTGTTGCTCTGTTTGCTTGTGGCACTAGAATTTATCGCTATAAAACAGGTGTTGAAGAGGATCAAGTTGAGGAGAGAAGGTTTGTGAAGATTATGGAGATTTTCAAAGCCACTGCTTCCAGGCTCATGTGTTGCACAAGTGTTGCTGCCTTGTCCAATGGCGACTCTGATGATGATGTTGAGTTAGA GCTTCAAGAGAGCAAGCCACTGTGTCATGAAAGCTCAGGAGCAATAAAGGCCATGGTTGACAAAAACAACATGATTCCAAGAGAGAGAGTGTGTGTACCAGATAAGGTAAAACTGGTTCTGCGGCTATTACCAATTTGGACAATGCTTCTAATGTTTGCTGTAATCTTCCAACAACCAGCTACCTTCTTCACCAAGCAAGGCATGACAATGGAGAGAAACATCGGCGCCGACTTCAAGATCCCACCCGCCACCCTCCAGAGCGCCATCACCATCTCCATAATCCTCCTCATGCCGTTATACGACAAAGTCTTGATCCCGATCACCCGTCTCTTTACCGGTGCTGAGAAGGGCATCACTGTGATGCAGAGGATGGGCGTTGGAATGTTCCTCTCCACCATTGCCATGATTCTCGCTGCCCTTGTTGAAGCCAAGAGGTTGATGATGACGAAAACTGCATCGTCGTCGCCGTTTGTGCCGCTTAGTATCTTCTGGCTTCTGCCTCAGTATATAATCTTAGGAATTTCAGATATTTTCACAGTGGTGGGGATGCAAGAGTTCTTCTACTCGGAGGTTCCGGTGAGCATGAGAACAACGGCGTTTGCGTTGTACAATAGTGTGTTCGGCGTTGGGAGCTTTTGCAGTGCGATAATGATATCGGTCGTGGAGTTGTTGACGAGTATGGAGGGGAAGCCGAACTGGTTTTCCGACGACATGAGGGAAGCTAGGTTGGACAAATATTATTGGCTGTTGGCATTTTGCAGTGGGTTGAGCTTTGTATTGTATGTGATTTGGTGTAAATGTTGCAGAACAAGTAGGATCAATgaagaagaaacacaatatTGA
- the LOC120089723 gene encoding uncharacterized protein LOC120089723, protein MGFFTLSIAGGGFFLIGAWEALSSLNSIANSNPNPHASSSSPNTAQTPSQFPPSTAKIASSSSSLSFIFALLLSFLVILNSLVSFFDAVNSSDRVGSTLQLPVLAIAFLFLLYSILGLLVNLNDSFHLPSTILSLIALFAFVEEFLLFYLQRKDTSGIENRYFDLLLVPITICVISTMFELKSPKLNSSKIVRGAGLILQGTWFLQMGLSFFTNLITDGCSLHEKSRGNYTIKCKGHPEYHRARAIATLQFNCHLALLVGLVIGVYSIIIHRNGGTSDFSHYRPIGAEMQPFGFQGQFTLDSDDDLGEEGNLGKPKQAVVDVGVNGHDSHQ, encoded by the coding sequence ATGGGGTTCTTCACCCTGTCCATCGCCGGCGGGGGTTTCTTCCTCATCGGCGCGTGGGAGGCACTCTCTTCCTTGAATTCCATTGCCAATTCAAATCCAAATCCACACGCATCTTCCTCCTCTCCCAACACCGCGCAAACCCCATCTCAATTTCCACCGTCAACCGCCAAAATCGCCTCATCTTCATCATCCCTCTCGTTCATCTTCGCCTTGCTTCTCTCATTTCTCGTCATTTTAAATTCCCTCGTTTCATTTTTCGATGCGGTCAATTCCAGCGATCGAGTCGGTTCCACCCTCCAGTTACCAGTTCTGGCCATTGCTTTTCTGTTTTTGCTCTACTCGATTCTCGGTCTTCTGGTCAATCTCAACGATTCATTTCATCTTCCATCAACAATCCTCAGTTTAATTGCGCTATTTGCTTTTGTGGAAGAGTTTTTGTTGTTCTACCTGCAGAGGAAAGATACCAGTGGAATCGAGAATCGGTATTTTGATCTCTTACTTGTTCCGATTACGATTTGTGTTATCTCTACAATGTTTGAATTGAAATCCCCCAAATTGAATTCTTCCAAAATTGTTCGTGGGGCTGGGCTGATTCTGCAGGGGACATGGTTTTTACAGATGGGGTTGTCTTTTTTCACCAACTTGATAACTGATGGGTGCTCTTTACACGAAAAGAGCAGAGGAAATTACACTATAAAATGCAAGGGGCACCCTGAATATCACAGAGCCAGAGCAATTGCTACGCTTCAGTTCAATTGCCATCTTGCCCTTCTCGTGGGTTTGGTGATTGGTGTATATTCAATCATCATTCATAGAAATGGAGGCACCAGTGATTTTTCGCATTACCGCCCAATCGGGGCGGAGATGCAGCCGTTTGGGTTTCAGGGTCAGTTCACTTTGGATTCTGATGATGATCTTGGTGAAGAGGGCAATTTGGGGAAGCCAAAGCAAGCGGTGGTCGATGTGGGTGTGAATGGTCACGATTCACATCAATGA